One Fusarium poae strain DAOMC 252244 chromosome 4, whole genome shotgun sequence DNA window includes the following coding sequences:
- a CDS encoding hypothetical protein (TransMembrane:1 (n6-17c26/27o50-67i)): protein MAPRMSLFTGRLAVLTARLTRRTSFLAVQCSRPYSSQPPKPRRNDEVKFWPFLVVALVGTGGYVALVNRRSV from the exons ATGGCTCCACGCATGTCTCTCTTCACCGGGCGCCTCGCCGTTTTGACTGCTCGACTCACTCGTCGCACATCGTTTCTGGCCGTTCAATGCAGCCGGCCTTACTCTTCTCAGCCCCCAAAGCCTCGTCGCAACGATGAGGTCAAGTTCTGGCCATTCTTGGTTGTAGCTCTTGTGGGAACTGGGGGCTACGTTGCCCTCGTCAATCGTCGTAGTG TTTAA
- a CDS encoding hypothetical protein (BUSCO:39587at5125) encodes MPAVPQDAPESAGQIPAPEKSTPTFSPEDVTVIFVLGGPGAGKGTQCSKLVSEHGFTHLSAGDLLRAEQERPGSQYGDLIRDYIRNGLIVPMEVTIALLENAMSAVLNETGSQKGRFLIDGFPRKMDQAVKFEETVCPAKLVLFFDCPEDVMESRLLERGKTSGRDDDNAESIRKRFHVFIETSMPVVNHFEEVGKVLKLDATPTPDEVYANTEKALAERLGSSF; translated from the coding sequence ATGCCTGCTGTTCCCCAAGATGCGCCCGAGTCCGCTGGACAAATCCCCGCGCCCGAAAAGTCAACCCCTACCTTCAGCCCCGAAGATGTGACCGTCATCTTCGTTCTCGGCGGTCCTGGTGCCGGCAAGGGTACCCAGTGCTCCAAGCTCGTCTCTGAGCACGGCTTCACCCACCTTTCTGCCGGTGACCTGCTGCGCGCTGAACAGGAGAGGCCCGGTTCCCAGTATGGCGACCTCATCAGGGACTATATCCGCAACGGTCTCATCGTTCCCATGGAGGTGACTATTGCTCTCCTCGAGAACGCCATGTCCGCTGTCCTCAATGAGACAGGATCGCAGAAGGGCCGTTTCCTCATTGACGGTTTCCCTCGCAAGATGGACCAGGCTGTCAAGTTCGAGGAGACCGTCTGCCCTGCCAAGcttgtcctcttcttcgactGCCCCGAAGATGTCATGGAGTCCCGTCTCCTCGAGCGTGGCAAGACTAGCGGTCGCGATGACGACAACGCCGAGAGTATTCGCAAGCGATTCCACGTCTTTATCGAGACCAGCATGCCTGTTGTCAACCACTTTGAGGAGGTTGGCAAGGTTCTGAAGCTTGATGCTACCCCTACTCCCGATGAAGTCTATGCCAACACCGAAAAGGCCCTCGCCGAGCGGCTGGGATCCAGCTTCTAA
- a CDS encoding hypothetical protein (BUSCO:12169at5125) — MDKITDRIAALPADGTYFSLEFFPPKTAMGFSNLRDRLHRMERALRPLFVNVTWGAGGSTSQKSLELAELCQREVGLTTCLHLTCTNMSKKLIDEALSDAKALGIRNILALRGDPPRREEYRDAEDSEDDGGQDFNWAIDLVRYIRKTHGDYFCIGVAAYPEGHAEESHPLGQSLEHDLPYLVQKVQAGADFIQTQLFFDIEAYEHFETTLREHPSGAFKGIPIIPGLMPIQSYQMIKRTTKLSHAKIPDHILERLDAVKGDDERVKMVGVDIVNELIDKIKDIKSKTPGPKGFHFYTLNLEKAVSFILERANLIPDPPENEEAVVAVDELAIPALQINGNMRSSSHSRSRQSRRHSSVTSDPHNYVIVGDRPAVYPEWEATGLEAGGRAEAVNTRANTLAISEGEGALGREATWDDFPNGRFGDARSPAYGEIDGYGVSLHMSVTQAVRLWDHPKTRQDINDLFVKHIQGELSAIPWSEEELRAESSTIKPHLLQLNGKGWWTVASQPAVNGLRSSDATFGWGPPNGFVFQKSFVEFFIPSNEWEILKTKLVSSELQDYVCFYASNARGDYVSSDIGGHVDGSTETSPSTNAVTWGVFPGKEIITPTIIEEVSFRAWCEEAFGIWGEWAKVYGRGSESEKLLNGIKDDYWLVNLIHHDYVNKDALWEVLSS; from the coding sequence ATGGACAAGATCACCGATCGCATCGCCGCTCTGCCGGCTGATGGCACCTACTTTTCTCTCGAGTTCTTCCCTCCCAAGACAGCAATGGGATTCTCCAACCTACGAGACCGTCTTCACCGAATGGAAAGAGCACTTCGACCTCTTTTTGTGAATGTCACCTGGGGAGCCGGCGGTAGCACCTCTCAGAAATCGCTTGAACTGGCCGAGTTGTGCCAGAGAGAAGTCGGACTTACAACTTGTCTGCACTTGACATGCACAAACATGAGCAAGAAACTGATCGATGAGGCCCTCTCCGATGCAAAGGCATTGGGCATCAGAAATATCTTGGCTTTGCGAGGCGACCCTCCACGAAGAGAAGAGTACCGCGACGCTGAAGATTCTGAGGACGATGGAGGCCAAGACTTCAACTGGGCTATCGATTTGGTTAGATACATCCGCAAAACTCATGGCGACTATTTCTGTATTGGTGTTGCAGCATACCCCGAGGGTCACGCCGAGGAAAGCCATCCTCTGGGACAGAGTTTGGAGCACGATCTCCCCTATCTTGTTCAGAAAGTTCAAGCCGGCGCCGACTTCATCCAGACCCAGCTCTTCTTCGATATAGAAGCATATGAACACTTCGAAACCACTCTAAGAGAGCACCCCAGTGGCGCTTTCAAGGGAATCCCCATCATTCCTGGACTGATGCCGATTCAAAGCTACCAGATGATTAAGAGAACCACCAAGCTGAGTCATGCCAAAATCCCTGACCACATTCTTGAACGTCTAGATGCTGTCAAGGGTGACGATGAACGGGTAAAGATGGTTGGCGTTGACATTGTCAACGAGTTGAtagacaagatcaaggacaTCAAGTCAAAGACACCAGGTCCAAAGGGCTTCCACTTTTACACGCTCAACTTGGAGAAGGCAGTGTCCTTCATCCTGGAGCGAGCAAACCTCATCCCTGACCCACCTGAGAATGAGGAAGCTGTTGTTGCAGTTGACGAACTCGCCATCCCCGCGCTACAGATCAACGGCAACATGCGCTCAAGCAGCCACTCTCGCTCTCGGCAGTCCAGAAGGCACTCTTCTGTTACCTCGGACCCTCACAATTATGTCATTGTCGGTGATAGGCCAGCAGTATATCCCGAGTGGGAAGCAACAGGTTTAGAGGCCGGCGGGCGTGCCGAGGCCGTCAACACACGCGCTAACACACTGGCCATATCGGAAGGCGAGGGTGCTTTGGGCCGTGAGGCGACATGGGACGACTTCCCCAACGGTCGTTTCGGTGACGCTCGCTCACCCGCATATGGTGAGATTGACGGATACGGCGTAAGCCTCCACATGTCCGTGACGCAGGCCGTCAGGCTTTGGGATCACCCCAAGACGCGGCAGGATATTAACGACCTGTTCGTCAAGCACATTCAAGGAGAGCTCTCTGCTATCCCGTGGAGCGAGGAGGAGCTTAGGGCGGAGAGTTCAACTATCAAACCTCACCTCTTGCAGCTGAACGGCAAGGGCTGGTGGACCGTTGCGTCGCAGCCCGCTGTCAACGGCTTGCGCTCCAGTGATGCCACCTTTGGTTGGGGCCCGCCCAACGGCTTCGTCTTCCAGAAGTCGTTTGTTGAATTCTTCATTCCGTCGAATGAGTGGGAAATCCTCAAAACTAAACTCGTATCATCAGAGCTGCAAGACTATGTGTGTTTCTACGCCAGCAACGCCCGCGGTGACTACGTCTCGTCGGACATCGGCGGTCACGTGGACGGCTCGACGGAAACTAGCCCGAGTACAAACGCAGTAACTTGGGGTGTGTTCCCAGGCAAAGAGATTATCACACCAACAATTATCGAAGAGGTCAGTTTCCGAGCTTGGTGCGAGGAGGCGTTCGGAATCTGGGGTGAGTGGGCAAAGGTATACGGCCGAGGTTCTGAGAGCGAAAAGCTCCTAAATGGCATCAAGGATGACTACTGGCTTGTTAATCTGATTCACCACGATTATGTGAATAAGGATGCTCTATGGGAAGTTCTGTCGAGTTAA
- a CDS encoding hypothetical protein (TransMembrane:7 (o12-30i42-62o74-92i134-153o159-184i196-214o226-245i)~BUSCO:39456at5125) encodes MADSLIGWVMELTAWVAPFFIVMSPILSYADQIVSMYRNKTSAGFSLDIPLIMLVASLLRIFYWPQAQYDTSLLLQSLLMVVVQVALLKVALDFRPPPPTKGGDAGLPFAGTDDSLMGFQRPYNFWQWRSPRRYWQAIMYFAAALVVLELLLSQMPGLYAVYANAIGCIGLGVEATLPIPQILINARTKSSKGLRLSVLAAWIGGDTMKLFWFFTSKSEIPWSFKISGMFQASCDFFLGFQYLIYNTNTAEEAQIKEHPMVEWETPKATTRSHSRSLTPTRRPAPFVIAAEAK; translated from the exons ATGGCAGACAGTCTCATAGGATGGGTTATGGAGCTGACGGCCTGGGTGGCCcccttcttcatcgtcatgTCGCCTATCCTCTCCTACGCCGATCAGATTGTCTCCATGTACCGAAACAAGACCAGCGCAGGCTTCTCTCTCGACATTCCTCTTATTATGCTGGTCGCGTCTCTCCTCAG AATATTCTACTGGCCTCAAGCTCAATACGATACGAGTTTACTCCTTCAGTCCTTATTGATGGTTGTCGTGCAAGTGGCTCTCCTTAAGGTCGCTCTTGACTTCCGACCTCCCCCACCCACTAAAGGCGGCGATGCTGGCCTGCCTTTTGCTGGCACCGACGACAGCCTCATGGGCTTCCAGCGCCCCTATAACTTCTGGCAATGGCGATCTCCCCGGCG ATACTGGCAAGCTATTATGTATTTTGCTGCTGCTCTCGTtgttcttgagcttctccttTCCCAGATGCCTGGGCTCTATGCTGTGTACGCCAATGCCATTGGATGCATTGGGCTCGGCGTGGAGGCTACATTACCTATTCCTCAGATTTTGATCAATGCACGAACCAAATCATCCAAGGGTCTACGATTATCAGTTCTTGCTGCTTGGATTGGTGGAGATACCATGAAGCTGTTCTGGTTCTTCACATCAAAGTCCGAGATCCCCTGGTCTTTCAAGATCTCGGGCATGTTCCAGGCGTCATGCGACTTCTTCCTTGGTTTCCAGTACCTGATatacaacaccaacaccgcAGAGGAGGCACAAATTAAGGAGCATCCCATGGTTGAGTGGGAGACGCCCAAGGCAACGACGCGAAGCCACAGCCGAAGTCTCACACCTACACGACGACCTGCCCCATTTGTTATCGCGGCGGAGGCTAAATAG
- the LEU5 gene encoding coenzyme A transporter (BUSCO:3741at5125): MPLLQSRLIGCAAARRALSNPSFHNSGRRLIVAHTATATLSRRHYAIDLTSIDDKWRKKWKESNGTAKPSEKLADSKDNHYVLPMFPYPSGTLHLGHLRVYSIADVVARYRSLKGDKVMLPMGWDAFGLPAENAAIERNVAPETWTTSNMAKMKEQLELMNGSWDWNRELSTCDPGFYKHTQKLFLMLHERGLAYQAEAEVNWDPVDKTVLANEQVDSNGCSWRSGVKVEKRNLKQWFFRISEFREALLEELEALAKENAWPERVLAQQKNWLGKSTGASIKFPVLAMGHDIRAAIEVFTTRPDTLFGVQYVALAASHPIVAKLAASDPELQAFIDTIPGLPADSKVGYLLPHLRAINPLAYHEETPDATKVSLPVYVAPYVLGDYGEGAVMGVPGHDLRDNAFWKEHHYDAPVRQVLSASEDESTTAMENEPFVEHGIMTEHSGSFKGKYSAAAGEEIVKLLEKAELAESVEKWRLRDWLISRQRYWGTPIPIIHCDTCGPVPVPDEQLPVKLPDVDWAETRSGSPLESSPEFVNTTCPKCNSAARRDTDTMDTFVDSSWYYARFADPHNQDQPFSPEAGKTLPVDTYIGGIEHAILHLLYARFIFKFLASTDLLPQYTEETYKSAEPFKRLITQGMVHGKTYIDPDNGRFLKPDEVDLTDPNKPKVVASGKSANIAYEKMSKSKYNGVDPSEFISKYGADATRAHMLFQAPVGDILNWDEGKITGVTRWLQRLHDQITAIAAEPHKKKTSARDYLAAKHESLGSAPANELAQWDAEVAIWRDVQRTIASVKESYDEVYSLNTVVSDLMILTNTLADNHTASPIVKRNAAQALISMIAPITPAFAEECWALLHPSSPSIFESTSFPTTDASLAELVRPRVQPCAVQINGKVRGVVNIPPPPAELAGDELRDWMVNEILQTEEGAARFSGGQYDLRVAKRAIPVRGGKTINFVLK; the protein is encoded by the exons ATGCCGTTACTACAGTCAAGGCTCATAGGCTGCGCTGCAGCTCGGCGCGCCTTGTCCAATCCATCGTTCCACAACTCAGGTCGACGTCTGATCGTTGCGCACACAGCAACAGCGACTCTTTCTCGACGACATTACGCTATTGACCTCACTTCAATCGACGATAAGTGGCGCAAGAAATGGAAGGAGTCCAATGGAACCGCAAAACCATCCGAAAAGCTTGCTGATAGCAAAGACAATCACTATGTGCTACCCATGTTCCCGTACCCATCAGGGACTCTACATCTTGGCCACCTGCGAGTGTACTCTATTGCCGATGTGGTTGCTCGATACCGGTCATTGAAAGGCGACAAGGTCATGCTACCCATGGGATGGGATGCATTTGGTCTACCCGCAGAAAACGCTGCCATCGAACGAAACGTTGCGCCAGAAACTTGGACGACGAGCAATATGGCCAAAATGAAGGAGCAGCTTGAGCTTATGAATGGAAGCTGGGATTGGAACCGC GAGCTATCCACCTGCGACCCCGGTTTCTACAAACACACTCAGAAACTCTTCCTCATGCTCCACGAACGAGGCCTCGCATATCAGGCCGAGGCCGAGGTCAATTGGGATCCGGTTGACAAAACGGTCCTTGCAAACGAGCAAGTCGATTCAAACGGCTGCTCTTGGAGATCAGGCGTCAAGGTTGAGAAACGTAACCTTAAACAATGGTTCTTCCGCATTTCCGAGTTCCGCGAAGCCCTCCTTGAGGAGCTCGAGGCGCTTGCAAAGGAAAATGCATGGCCAGAGCGAGTTCTAGCGCAGCAAAAGAACTGGTTGGGAAAATCAACTGGTGCTTCAATCAAATTTCCCGTCTTAGCCATGGGCCATGACATTCGGGCTGCGATCGAAGTATTCACCACTCGACCTGATACCCTCTTCGGCGTTCAGTATGTGGCTCTTGCGGCCAGCCATCCAATCGTAGCCAAGCTTGCGGCATCGGATCCTGAGTTGCAAGCGTTCATTGATACCATCCCTGGTCTACCTGCAGACTCAAAGGTGGGTTATTTGCTGCCGCACCTCCGGGCTATCAACCCGCTTGCCTACCACGAAGAAACGCCCGATGCCACCAAAGTCTCACTGCCTGTCTACGTTGCGCCGTACGTTCTGGGCGACTATGGTGAAGGCGCTGTTATGGGTGTTCCTGGCCACGACTTGAGAGATAATGCATTCTGGAAGGAGCACCACTATGACGCGCCTGTCCGACAAGTCCTATCCGCATCTGAAGATGAGTCAACGACAGCTATGGAAAACGAGCCTTTTGTCGAACATGGTATCATGACGGAACATAGTGGTTCCTTCAAGGGCAAATATTCAGCTGCCGCCGGAGAGGAGATTGTGAAGTTACTTGAGAAGGCTGAACTTGCCGAGTCGGTTGAGAAGTGGCGTTTAAGAGACTGGCTGATCAGCCGGCAACGATACTGGGGCACCCCAATCCCCATTATCCACTGTGATACATGCGGTCCGGTGCCTGTACCAGACGAACAACTTCCCGTAAAACTTCCCGATGTGGACTGGGCAGAGACGCGCAGCGGCAGTCCCTTGGAGTCCTCGCCCGAGTTTGTCAATACGACTTGTCCCAAGTGTAACAGCGCTGCTCGAAGAGACACTGATACCATGGATACTTTCGTCGATTCAAGCTGGTACTATGCTCGCTTTGCTGATCCGCATAACCAAGACCAGCCATTCTCTCCCGAAGCTGGCAAGACTCTTCCCGTCGACACCTATATCGGCGGTATTGAGCACGCTATTCTCCATCTGCTCTATGCACGCTTCATCTTCAAGTTCTTGGCCTCAACAGATTTACTTCCTCAATATACCGAAGAAACCTATAAATCTGCCGAACCATTTAAGCGTCTGATTACACAGGGCATGGTCCATGGCAAGACATACATCGATCCTGATAACGGCCGCTTTCTTAAGCCCGATGAGGTTGACCTGACGGATCCCAACAAACCCAAGGTGGTGGCTTCTGGAAAGTCAGCCAATATCGCCTACGAGAAAATGTCCAAGTCTAAGTACAACGGGGTTGATCCGTCAGAATTCATCTCCAAGTACGGCGCTGACGCAACCCGCGCGCACATGCTCTTCCAGGCCCCGGTTGGCGACATTCTCAATTGGGATGAGGGAAAGATCACTGGTGTCACACGCTGGCTTCAAAGGCTACACGATCAGATTACAGCCATTGCTGCAGAGCCCCACAAGAAAAAGACGTCTGCTCGAGACTACCTCGCTGCTAAGCACGAGAGCCTCGGATCAGCACCTGCAAATGAACTTGCACAGTGGGACGCCGAAGTAGCTATCTGGCGTGATGTCCAACGTACTATTGCCTCTGTTAAAGAATCTTATGACGAGGTTTACTCCCTCAACACAGTAGTGTCAGACCTCATGATCCTCACCAACACACTCGCCGATAACCATACCGCTAGTCCGATTGTCAAGCGCAATGCTGCTCAGGCTCTCATTTCCATGATAGCACCTATCACCCCCGCCTTTGCCGAGGAATGCTGGGCTCTTCTACATCCTTCTTCACCATCTATATTCGAGTCTACCAGTTTCCCCACCACAGATGCCTCCTTGGCCGAGCTCGTCCGACCGCGAGTGCAGCCCTGCGCCGTGCAGATCAACGGCAAAGTACGCGGCGTCGTGAATATACCGCCTCCTCCTGCTGAGCTAGCGGGTGATGAGCTGCGTGACTGGATGGTCAACGAAATTCTTCAGACTGAGGAGGGCGCAGCGCGCTTCTCTGGGGGACAATATGATCTGCGTGTAGCCAAGAGGGCTATTCCTGTGAGGGGAGGGAAAACGATCAACTTTGTACTAAAATAG
- a CDS encoding hypothetical protein (TransMembrane:5 (o6-26i47-65o91-113i125-147o153-172i)~BUSCO:46642at5125), producing the protein MTVSFLNFLSGLFGWVYFFAWSASFYPQPLLNWRRRSTAGTTVDFPLINVLGFAAYFSSNVAFYYSPEIRAQYAARHKGLESTVQFNDITFALHALFLSIITTSQYLSPALWGFAPNSGNRPSRFILGVAAGCITGVLCTCIIVSASPGNDAVYDWVALDIVYAVGYVKLIVTLIKYTPQIVANYRNQSTEGWSIFQILLDLTGGVLSVSQQAIDSYQQRDWSGITGNPVKFALGNISMIYDSVFIVQHYVLYRDAESTQSGERESESLLQDEERTTERSG; encoded by the exons ATGACGGTCTCATTCCTCAACTTTCTCTCGGGCCTCTTCGGTTGGGTTTACTTCTTTGCTTGGAGCGCGTCTTTCTATCCTCAGCCCTTGCTCAACTGGCGTCGTCGCTCCACAGCCGGAACCACTGTCGATTTCCCCTTGATTAACGTCCTCG GCTTCGCTGCATACTTTAGCTCAAATGTAGCTTTCTACTATTCACCAGAGATTCGTGCCCAGTATGCCGCCAGACACAAGGGCCTTGAATCTACCGTGCAGTTTAACGACATCACATTTGCCCTCCATGCCCTGTTcctctccatcatcacaACCTCACAGTATCTCTCACCTGCTTTGTGGGGGTTCGCTCCCAATTCTGGAAACCGTCCCAGCCGCTTCATTCTTGGAGTAGCAGCCGGCTGTATCACTGGCGTCTTGTGCACGTGCATCATTGTTTCCGCTTCGCCCGGGAACGATGCCGTCTATGACTGGGTCGCCCTCGACATCGTCTACGCTGTGGGCTACGTCAAACTTATTGTCACTTTGATCAAGTACACACCCCAGATCGTCGCAAACTACAGGAACCAGAGTACCGAGGGTTGGAGCATCTTTCAGATCTTACTGGATCTCACTGGTGGTGTCCTCAGCGTCAGCCAGCAGGCTATTGATAGCTACCAACAGCGTGACTGGAGTGGCATCACTGGAAATCCCGTCAAGTTTGCGCTTGGCAACATCAGCATGATCTACGACTCTGTTTTCATTGTCCAGCACTATGTTTTGTATCGTGACGCCGAGAGCACGCAATCTGGTGAGCGCGAGAGCGAGAGCTTGCTTCAGGATGAGGAGCGAACCACAGAGCGTAGCGGATAA